One window of the Chitinophaga niabensis genome contains the following:
- the gltB gene encoding glutamate synthase large subunit, producing MSNVSQELGLYRSEFEHDACGTGFTAHIKGRKSHTIIRDALSMLECMEHRGASGCERTTGDGAGILIQMPHEFLYDECLKLGIRLPANGKYGVGMVFFPKEQRWRDECREIIQRCAEKLGLNVLGYRLVPVRPDGIGETALSVEPQIEQLFITAAIDVADDDDFERKLFVLRNYITKTVRNSIPKDKAEIYFASLSSRTVVYKGQLTTYQVGHYYTDLRDERMVSAFGLIHSRFATNTFPSWKLAHPFRFIAHNGEINTLKGNLNWLRAGENSFATKYFTPEEMEMLSPIVDEGQSDSACLDNVIELLNLTGRSLPHVMMMLIPEAWDGNNDMDPVKKAFYEYHASLMEPWDGPASISFTDGKIIGATLDRNGLRPSRFVVTKDDRVIMASEAGVLPIDPKNVKEKGRLQPGKMFVVDMEQGRIIGDEELKQSICSQQPYAEWLNKYKIRIDELPEPRVTFTHLEQEQIFKYQRAFGYSTEDLETIIAPMALDGKEPVGSMGTDVPLAVLSDQPQHLTSYFKQLFAQVTNPPIDPIRERLVMSLATFLGNNGNLLDENPLHCHSVALPHPILNNYDLEKIRSIDTGIFQAKTLHTYFKADGKPGSLEKGLARLCRYAVDAVDDGFEVIILSDRAIDSEHAAIPSLLALSAVHHHLIRKGYRGQVGLVVEAGDVWEVHHFACLLGFGATAINPYLALSTIRDMRLAGKMQTDLDVDKLKKNYIKAVCEGLLKVFSKMGISTLQSYQGAQIFEILGINKSVVDKYFSGAVSRIQGMGLDELAKETLAKHWIGYGRKETPVQRLNSGGVYQWKRKGEFHLFNPTTIHLLQYSTRLNDYNVFKKYSKSINDQMEKAATLRSLFTFKRNRNPVPLEEVEPAESILKRFATGAMSFGSISHEAHSTLAIAMNRIGAKSNTGEGGEDEMRYEIAANGDNMRSAIKQVASARFGVTSYYLTNADELQIKMAQGAKPGEGGQLPGHKVDEWIAKVRHATPGVGLISPPPHHDIYSIEDLAQLIFDLKNANRAARISVKLVSKAGVGTIAAGVAKAHADVILVSGYDGGTGASPISSIKHAGLPWELGLAETHQTLVRNKLRSRVTVQTDGQLKTGRDIAIATLLGAEEWGVATAALVVEGCIMMRKCHLNTCPVGVATQDPELRKRFEGNAQHVVNFFHFLVAELREIMAELGFRKVEEMVGQVEVLKVRENVTHWKYKNLDLSPILYREPASDDTGLYKQEEQDHGISEVLDWQLLKASKPALENKTRVFGKYAVRNTDRTIGTILSNEISKIYKSEGLPEDTIHFKFTGSAGQSFGAFNTKGVTLELEGEANDYFGKGLSGAKLILYPSNEAGFKAEENIIAGNVALYGSTSGEAYIRGKAGERFCVRNSGATVVTEGTGDHGCEYMTGGRAVILGETGRNFGAGMSGGLAFIYDVKNVFASRCNLDMIDLDPLSEEDAAQLHDLITKHHAYTNSTVAKFILKDWENQLRHFVKVFPKEYKAALKHAEQKGVKSNAKK from the coding sequence ATGAGTAATGTGAGCCAAGAGCTGGGTTTGTATCGTTCTGAATTTGAGCATGATGCCTGCGGTACGGGCTTTACCGCCCATATTAAAGGAAGAAAGTCACATACGATCATTCGTGATGCGTTGAGCATGCTGGAATGCATGGAACATCGCGGCGCAAGTGGTTGCGAACGTACAACTGGTGACGGTGCCGGCATTCTTATCCAGATGCCGCATGAGTTTTTATATGATGAGTGCCTGAAACTGGGCATCCGCCTCCCCGCCAATGGTAAATATGGTGTGGGAATGGTTTTCTTTCCAAAAGAACAACGCTGGCGCGATGAGTGCCGCGAGATCATACAACGCTGCGCTGAAAAATTAGGCCTTAATGTACTCGGTTACCGCCTTGTTCCTGTCCGTCCGGATGGTATAGGGGAAACCGCATTGTCTGTTGAGCCACAGATCGAACAACTGTTCATCACTGCTGCTATTGATGTGGCAGATGATGATGATTTTGAACGCAAACTGTTTGTACTCCGTAATTATATTACCAAAACGGTTCGCAATTCCATTCCAAAAGATAAAGCGGAGATCTATTTCGCTTCTCTCTCTTCCCGCACTGTAGTATATAAGGGCCAGCTGACCACTTACCAGGTTGGTCACTATTATACAGACTTGCGCGATGAAAGGATGGTTTCTGCATTCGGTCTTATCCACAGCCGTTTTGCCACCAATACTTTCCCCAGCTGGAAACTGGCTCACCCATTCCGCTTCATTGCACACAATGGTGAGATCAATACGCTGAAAGGTAACCTCAACTGGTTACGTGCCGGCGAAAACAGTTTTGCTACCAAATACTTCACGCCGGAAGAAATGGAAATGCTGTCCCCCATCGTAGATGAAGGCCAGTCTGACTCCGCCTGCCTGGATAACGTGATAGAACTGCTGAACCTTACCGGCCGTTCTTTACCGCATGTAATGATGATGCTGATCCCTGAAGCCTGGGATGGTAATAATGATATGGACCCGGTGAAGAAAGCATTCTATGAATACCATGCTTCACTGATGGAACCCTGGGATGGCCCGGCTTCTATTTCTTTCACAGACGGAAAGATCATTGGCGCAACTTTGGATCGTAACGGTCTCCGCCCTTCCCGCTTTGTGGTAACAAAAGATGATCGCGTGATCATGGCTTCTGAAGCTGGTGTTTTGCCTATCGATCCAAAAAATGTAAAAGAAAAAGGCCGCCTGCAACCCGGTAAAATGTTTGTGGTGGATATGGAACAGGGCCGCATCATTGGTGATGAGGAACTGAAACAATCTATCTGCTCTCAGCAACCTTATGCAGAATGGCTGAACAAATACAAGATCCGTATTGACGAACTGCCTGAACCACGTGTAACTTTCACGCACCTGGAACAAGAGCAGATCTTCAAATATCAGCGTGCATTCGGATATTCCACAGAAGACCTGGAAACCATCATCGCGCCAATGGCCCTCGATGGTAAAGAACCGGTTGGCTCTATGGGAACCGATGTGCCTTTAGCTGTGCTGAGCGATCAGCCGCAACACCTCACCAGTTATTTCAAACAACTGTTTGCACAGGTAACCAACCCTCCCATCGATCCGATCAGGGAAAGGCTGGTAATGTCCCTCGCAACTTTCCTTGGCAACAACGGAAACCTGCTGGACGAAAATCCTTTGCATTGCCACAGTGTTGCACTGCCGCATCCAATCCTGAACAACTATGATCTGGAAAAGATCCGCAGTATCGATACCGGTATCTTCCAGGCCAAAACTTTACACACATACTTTAAAGCAGACGGTAAACCAGGCTCCCTGGAAAAAGGCCTCGCCCGTTTATGCCGTTATGCAGTAGATGCCGTGGATGATGGTTTTGAAGTGATCATACTTTCTGACCGCGCCATTGATTCTGAACATGCTGCAATCCCGTCTCTGCTGGCACTTTCAGCCGTACACCATCACCTTATCCGTAAAGGATACCGTGGTCAGGTTGGGCTGGTAGTAGAAGCCGGCGATGTTTGGGAGGTACATCACTTTGCATGTTTACTCGGATTCGGCGCCACTGCCATCAATCCATACCTCGCATTGAGCACTATCCGCGATATGCGCCTGGCTGGTAAAATGCAGACGGACCTGGATGTGGATAAACTGAAAAAGAATTACATCAAGGCGGTTTGCGAAGGATTGCTGAAAGTGTTCTCCAAGATGGGCATCTCTACCCTGCAATCATACCAGGGTGCACAGATCTTCGAAATACTCGGTATCAACAAATCCGTTGTAGATAAATATTTCTCTGGTGCCGTTTCCCGTATCCAGGGAATGGGCCTGGATGAACTGGCAAAAGAAACACTGGCGAAACACTGGATCGGTTATGGCCGTAAAGAAACTCCGGTGCAACGTCTCAACTCTGGCGGGGTGTATCAGTGGAAAAGGAAAGGAGAGTTCCACCTCTTCAATCCTACTACCATTCACCTGCTGCAGTATTCAACAAGGCTAAACGACTATAACGTTTTTAAAAAATACTCCAAGTCTATAAACGACCAGATGGAAAAAGCAGCTACGCTGCGGAGCCTGTTTACGTTCAAACGTAATCGCAACCCTGTTCCACTGGAAGAAGTAGAACCAGCTGAGTCTATCCTGAAACGCTTTGCCACAGGGGCTATGAGCTTTGGCTCCATCAGCCACGAAGCACACTCCACACTGGCTATTGCCATGAACCGCATTGGTGCAAAAAGCAATACCGGGGAGGGTGGTGAAGATGAAATGCGTTACGAGATTGCCGCTAATGGAGATAACATGCGTTCTGCCATTAAGCAGGTAGCTTCTGCACGTTTTGGTGTAACCAGCTACTATCTTACGAATGCAGACGAATTGCAGATCAAGATGGCACAGGGTGCTAAACCCGGAGAAGGTGGCCAGCTGCCAGGTCATAAAGTAGATGAATGGATCGCAAAGGTTCGTCACGCTACCCCTGGCGTAGGTTTGATCTCTCCGCCACCACACCACGATATCTATTCTATCGAGGACCTGGCGCAGCTGATCTTTGATCTGAAGAATGCTAACCGTGCAGCAAGGATCAGCGTAAAGCTGGTTTCCAAAGCTGGGGTGGGAACTATCGCAGCAGGTGTGGCAAAAGCACATGCGGATGTGATCCTCGTTTCCGGCTATGATGGCGGAACAGGGGCTTCTCCGATCAGTTCTATCAAACATGCCGGTTTACCCTGGGAACTGGGTCTGGCGGAAACACATCAAACACTTGTTCGTAATAAACTCCGCAGCCGCGTAACCGTTCAAACGGATGGCCAGCTGAAAACCGGAAGGGACATTGCCATCGCTACCTTACTGGGAGCGGAAGAATGGGGTGTTGCCACAGCCGCACTTGTTGTAGAAGGTTGTATAATGATGCGGAAATGCCACCTGAACACCTGCCCTGTTGGGGTAGCTACACAGGATCCTGAATTGCGGAAACGTTTTGAAGGAAACGCACAGCACGTGGTGAACTTCTTCCACTTCCTGGTGGCAGAATTACGGGAGATCATGGCTGAACTTGGTTTCCGCAAAGTAGAGGAAATGGTGGGCCAGGTAGAAGTATTAAAAGTTCGCGAAAACGTAACACACTGGAAATACAAGAACCTGGATCTTTCTCCGATCTTGTATCGTGAACCCGCTTCAGACGACACCGGTCTTTACAAACAGGAAGAACAGGACCATGGCATTTCAGAGGTGCTGGACTGGCAATTGCTGAAAGCATCCAAACCCGCGCTGGAGAACAAAACCCGCGTGTTCGGAAAATACGCTGTAAGGAATACAGACCGTACCATCGGTACCATCCTGTCCAACGAAATATCAAAAATATACAAGAGCGAAGGCTTACCGGAGGATACGATCCATTTCAAATTCACCGGTTCTGCAGGTCAGAGCTTTGGCGCATTCAATACAAAAGGTGTAACGCTGGAACTGGAAGGTGAGGCAAACGATTACTTTGGTAAAGGTTTATCCGGCGCCAAACTGATCCTCTACCCTTCTAATGAAGCAGGTTTCAAAGCAGAAGAAAACATCATTGCCGGTAATGTGGCATTGTATGGTTCTACTTCCGGAGAAGCTTACATCCGCGGTAAAGCAGGTGAAAGGTTCTGTGTAAGGAATTCCGGCGCAACCGTTGTAACGGAAGGAACAGGAGACCATGGTTGTGAATACATGACTGGCGGCCGCGCAGTGATCCTGGGAGAAACAGGCCGCAACTTTGGTGCAGGTATGAGTGGAGGTCTTGCATTTATATATGATGTGAAGAATGTGTTCGCCAGCCGTTGCAACCTGGATATGATCGATCTGGATCCATTGAGCGAAGAAGATGCAGCACAACTGCACGACCTGATCACCAAACACCACGCCTACACGAACAGTACTGTAGCCAAGTTCATCCTGAAAGACTGGGAGAACCAATTACGCCACTTCGTGAAAGTATTCCCGAAAGAATACAAGGCAGCATTGAAACATGCCGAACAAAAAGGCGTAAAAAGCAATGCAAAAAAGTAG
- a CDS encoding glutamate synthase subunit beta, whose product MGKPTGFLEFTRELPGKADPKGRVKHYNEFVERFPEPKLNEQAARCMNCGVPFCHSGCPLGNVIPEFNDAVYRKDWQEALDILSSTNNFPEFTGRICPAPCESACVLGINQPPVAIEEIERHIIEIGFDKGLIKAKVPRVRTGKKVAVIGSGPAGLAAAAQLNSAGHHVTVFERDDKPGGLLRYGIPDFKLEKWVIDRRITLLEEEGIVFQCNANVGVNVSVNDLQREYNAIVLAGGSTIPRDLAIPGRELKGVHFAMDFLKQQNKRVSKLPVEGEDIFATGKNVVVIGGGDTGSDCVGTSNRHGAVSITQLELLPKPPGERTPYMPWPTYPMVLKTSSSHDEGADRQWAIATKAFVGDDKGNLKGLLLVDLQWSLGTDGRPARFTEVPGSEREVPCELALLAMGFIQPQHTGMLDDLGVETDDRGNVKASEKAYETSVAKVFAAGDMRRGQSLVVWAISEGRECARKVDEFLMGSSQLESKDHSLMFLSL is encoded by the coding sequence ATGGGTAAACCAACAGGATTTCTGGAATTTACACGGGAGCTTCCCGGAAAGGCTGATCCGAAAGGACGGGTAAAACACTACAATGAATTTGTAGAACGTTTCCCCGAGCCAAAGCTGAATGAGCAGGCTGCGCGTTGCATGAACTGTGGTGTTCCCTTTTGCCATAGCGGATGCCCGCTGGGTAATGTGATCCCTGAGTTTAATGATGCGGTATACAGAAAAGACTGGCAGGAAGCGCTGGACATCTTATCGTCTACCAATAACTTCCCTGAATTCACCGGCCGTATTTGTCCGGCCCCCTGCGAAAGTGCCTGCGTTTTGGGAATTAACCAACCGCCGGTAGCTATCGAGGAAATTGAAAGGCACATCATTGAAATAGGTTTTGATAAAGGACTGATAAAAGCCAAAGTACCGCGTGTACGTACTGGCAAAAAAGTGGCAGTGATCGGTTCCGGCCCTGCGGGTCTGGCTGCCGCCGCACAACTGAACTCTGCCGGCCACCATGTTACAGTATTTGAAAGAGATGATAAACCAGGCGGACTACTCCGTTACGGCATCCCGGATTTCAAACTTGAAAAATGGGTGATAGACCGCAGGATCACTTTGTTGGAAGAAGAAGGAATTGTGTTTCAATGCAATGCAAACGTAGGCGTGAACGTTAGTGTGAATGATCTGCAGCGTGAATACAATGCAATTGTGCTGGCAGGTGGTTCTACCATTCCCCGTGACCTCGCTATCCCGGGCCGTGAATTGAAAGGTGTGCATTTTGCGATGGACTTCCTGAAGCAACAAAACAAGCGTGTAAGTAAATTACCTGTAGAAGGTGAAGATATTTTTGCCACTGGTAAAAATGTAGTGGTGATAGGTGGTGGCGATACCGGTTCGGATTGTGTAGGAACTTCCAACCGCCATGGTGCCGTTAGCATCACACAATTAGAATTATTACCAAAACCTCCCGGAGAGCGGACGCCTTATATGCCATGGCCTACTTATCCCATGGTATTGAAAACTTCTTCTTCTCATGATGAAGGGGCAGACCGTCAGTGGGCAATTGCTACAAAAGCATTTGTGGGTGATGATAAAGGTAACCTCAAAGGTTTGCTGCTGGTGGATCTGCAATGGTCGCTCGGCACAGATGGCAGACCGGCAAGGTTCACGGAAGTACCAGGTTCAGAAAGAGAAGTTCCCTGCGAACTGGCATTACTGGCCATGGGCTTTATTCAACCACAACATACCGGTATGCTGGATGACCTGGGTGTGGAAACAGACGATCGTGGAAATGTGAAGGCTTCCGAAAAAGCATATGAAACCTCCGTTGCTAAAGTATTTGCTGCCGGCGATATGCGCCGTGGCCAGTCTTTGGTAGTGTGGGCAATTAGTGAAGGACGTGAATGTGCCCGTAAAGTGGACGAGTTCCTGATGGGTTCTTCACAACTGGAAAGCAAAGATCATTCTTTGATGTTCCTGTCCTTATAA
- a CDS encoding glycoside hydrolase family 10 protein yields the protein MVKHFLAGLLLCGSMVLTSKAQLPPKRELRAVWIATIENIDFPSRKGLSSEEQQQEFIRLLDQHQRNGMNAIVFQVRPVSDAFYASPYEPWSEYLTGVQGKPPYPYYDPLEFMVTETHKRGMEFHAWFNPYRAVANIRSSSIAANHITRLKPQWFVTYGDKKYFDPGIPEARSYVTEVIRDVVKRYDIDAVHFDDYFYPYRIANRDFPDKNSYRMYGKNLYIDDWRRSNVDTIIQMLNTAIKAEKPWVKFGISPFGVWRSNDKDPDGTPTRGSLTNYDDLYADVIKWQRLGWIDYLAPQLYWESGHRLVPFGLLVNWWSKHGYGRHIYIGHAPYRIGSNASWKDPAEIPRQITATRALSTVQGSIYYSSKCFADNALGVVDSLRNHFYRYPALRPTMPWLDNKAPEAPYFTDAFEKPEGLEVRWADDDTSHQTKQYVLYRFEETDVVNVNDPTKILSIVLQMPDPVFIDRTYIRGRKYIYIVTALDRMQNESMISDPLRVEIENGKPKFEFEP from the coding sequence ATGGTGAAGCACTTTTTGGCAGGATTACTACTGTGTGGCAGCATGGTACTCACAAGTAAAGCACAACTACCGCCTAAACGGGAGCTGCGGGCTGTATGGATAGCCACGATTGAAAATATCGACTTTCCATCACGGAAAGGTTTGTCTTCCGAAGAACAACAACAGGAGTTCATTCGCCTGCTGGACCAGCATCAGCGGAATGGCATGAATGCTATTGTTTTCCAGGTGCGGCCGGTAAGTGATGCTTTTTATGCTTCCCCATATGAACCCTGGAGCGAATACCTCACCGGGGTACAGGGAAAACCGCCCTACCCTTATTATGATCCCCTGGAATTTATGGTAACGGAAACGCACAAACGGGGCATGGAATTCCACGCATGGTTCAATCCCTATCGCGCCGTAGCCAATATCCGCAGCAGCAGTATCGCAGCCAATCACATCACCCGCCTCAAACCACAGTGGTTTGTAACTTATGGTGACAAAAAATATTTCGACCCCGGTATTCCCGAAGCACGCAGTTATGTAACAGAAGTGATCCGCGATGTGGTAAAACGGTACGACATTGATGCCGTGCATTTCGATGATTACTTTTACCCCTACCGTATTGCCAACAGGGACTTCCCGGATAAAAACTCTTACCGCATGTACGGCAAAAATCTCTACATAGATGATTGGCGCCGTTCCAATGTGGATACCATCATACAAATGCTCAACACGGCCATCAAAGCTGAAAAGCCCTGGGTGAAATTCGGGATCAGTCCTTTTGGTGTCTGGCGCAGTAATGATAAAGACCCTGATGGAACGCCTACCCGCGGAAGCCTCACCAACTACGATGATCTTTATGCAGATGTGATCAAATGGCAGCGGCTCGGCTGGATAGATTACCTCGCCCCGCAATTGTATTGGGAATCCGGTCACCGCCTGGTGCCGTTTGGTTTGTTAGTGAACTGGTGGAGCAAACACGGATATGGCAGACATATATATATAGGACATGCCCCCTACCGCATCGGCAGCAACGCCAGCTGGAAAGATCCTGCGGAAATTCCAAGGCAGATCACAGCCACCCGTGCCCTCAGCACAGTGCAGGGCAGTATCTACTACAGTTCCAAATGTTTCGCAGACAATGCTTTAGGTGTGGTGGATTCTCTCCGGAACCATTTTTACCGTTACCCGGCTCTGCGGCCCACTATGCCCTGGCTGGATAACAAAGCGCCTGAAGCCCCTTACTTCACAGATGCTTTTGAAAAACCGGAAGGGCTGGAGGTGCGTTGGGCAGATGACGATACTTCTCACCAAACCAAACAGTACGTGCTGTACCGCTTTGAGGAGACGGATGTGGTGAACGTGAACGACCCCACGAAGATCCTCAGCATCGTTTTACAGATGCCGGACCCCGTTTTCATCGACCGCACTTATATTAGAGGACGAAAATATATTTATATAGTTACGGCTCTGGACCGTATGCAAAATGAAAGCATGATCAGCGATCCGCTGAGGGTAGAAATAGAAAATGGCAAGCCGAAATTTGAATTTGAACCTTGA
- a CDS encoding NifU family protein has product MIKTGNPIISIYTEMTPNPETMKFVVNKLLYPNKSIDFPDAASTTPSPLAAELFTFPFIRGVFICSNFVTLTKTNDTDWTDVIPTIKQFLKEYLEDNRAVINEDDIVAAPVFSGDESDVVQRIKELLENYVKPAVEMDGGAIQFKDYDDGVVTVMLQGSCSGCPSSMITLKAGIEGMMKRMIPEVKEVVAEAE; this is encoded by the coding sequence ATGATCAAAACAGGAAATCCAATCATCAGTATCTATACGGAAATGACGCCGAACCCGGAAACGATGAAGTTTGTGGTAAACAAACTCCTGTATCCGAATAAATCGATCGATTTCCCTGATGCAGCCAGTACAACACCTTCACCACTGGCAGCTGAGCTGTTCACTTTCCCCTTTATCCGGGGCGTGTTCATCTGCAGCAACTTTGTAACGCTTACAAAAACCAATGATACAGACTGGACGGATGTAATTCCAACCATCAAACAATTCCTGAAAGAATACCTGGAAGACAACCGTGCTGTTATCAATGAGGACGATATCGTAGCGGCTCCCGTTTTCAGCGGAGACGAAAGCGATGTTGTTCAACGTATTAAAGAATTACTCGAGAATTATGTGAAACCTGCAGTTGAAATGGACGGCGGTGCTATCCAGTTCAAAGATTATGATGACGGTGTTGTAACCGTTATGCTGCAAGGTTCCTGTTCAGGCTGCCCATCTTCCATGATCACGCTCAAGGCGGGTATTGAAGGAATGATGAAACGTATGATCCCTGAGGTGAAAGAAGTAGTGGCAGAAGCAGAATAA
- a CDS encoding methylglyoxal synthase encodes MMSNSKTLHARKRIALIAHDHKKAELLDWAVYNKTVLARHELYATGTTGKLLEEALDVSVRKLLSGPLGGDQQIGAAVAEGRIDVIIFFWDPMEALPHDPDIKALLRLGVVWNIPMASNRASADFLMTSPLMHQEYTVSLPDYSLYLGRKV; translated from the coding sequence ATGATGTCAAACAGCAAAACGCTTCATGCCCGCAAAAGGATAGCACTGATTGCGCATGACCACAAAAAGGCAGAATTATTGGATTGGGCGGTTTACAACAAAACAGTATTGGCTCGTCACGAACTCTATGCCACCGGCACAACCGGCAAATTACTGGAAGAGGCGCTGGACGTATCTGTTCGTAAACTGCTGAGCGGCCCCCTGGGTGGGGATCAGCAAATTGGCGCTGCTGTTGCGGAAGGAAGGATTGACGTGATCATTTTCTTCTGGGACCCGATGGAGGCTTTGCCGCATGACCCGGATATCAAGGCTCTGCTGCGTTTGGGTGTGGTTTGGAATATCCCGATGGCCAGTAACAGGGCCTCTGCGGACTTCCTGATGACCTCTCCCCTGATGCACCAGGAATATACGGTTAGTCTGCCGGACTACAGTTTATACCTGGGCCGCAAAGTGTAA
- a CDS encoding DUF3500 domain-containing protein: MKKRVFLFLSILIPFAAQAQSSVKAAKEFIALLDAPLREQACMSWEDAERFNWHFVPRERKGLPLRAMSKEQRAKAYELLKTCMSAEGYKKASAIVELELVLRVLEGRGDSDEYRNPGKYYFTIFGEPGTKNPWGWRMEGHHLSLNFSALDGTLLSGTPAFMGSNPAIVPDGPKKGTQILKEETELGFQLLNTLEPEQLKVALVAEKAPADIITGNKRTAWLQDPPGLAFTKLKPAQQQLLKKLLAVYIDRYTKLMADILLKEIGQAGWDKLHFAWAGSRAMGMGHYYRIQGPTFIVEYDNTQNGANHVHTTFRDLKNDFGEDVLKQHYDKAHVGK; encoded by the coding sequence ATGAAAAAGCGGGTATTCCTCTTCCTCTCCATCCTTATTCCCTTTGCTGCGCAGGCACAATCTTCCGTAAAAGCTGCCAAAGAATTCATCGCATTGCTGGATGCGCCGCTTCGTGAACAAGCCTGCATGAGCTGGGAAGATGCAGAACGCTTCAACTGGCATTTTGTTCCGCGTGAAAGGAAGGGGCTTCCTTTACGGGCCATGAGCAAGGAGCAACGCGCAAAGGCATATGAACTGCTGAAAACATGCATGAGTGCAGAGGGATATAAAAAAGCATCCGCGATCGTGGAGCTGGAACTGGTGCTCCGTGTACTGGAAGGGCGCGGCGATAGTGATGAATACCGTAATCCCGGGAAATATTACTTTACCATTTTTGGTGAGCCGGGGACAAAAAATCCCTGGGGCTGGCGGATGGAAGGGCATCATCTTTCCCTGAACTTCTCCGCTTTGGATGGAACGTTGCTTTCAGGAACACCCGCATTCATGGGTTCCAATCCTGCTATTGTTCCGGATGGGCCTAAAAAAGGAACACAGATCCTGAAAGAAGAGACGGAACTGGGCTTTCAGCTGCTGAACACATTGGAGCCGGAACAGTTGAAAGTAGCGCTGGTGGCAGAAAAAGCACCGGCGGATATTATCACCGGCAACAAAAGAACGGCCTGGTTGCAAGACCCACCCGGTTTAGCTTTTACCAAACTGAAACCCGCGCAACAGCAATTACTCAAAAAATTGCTGGCCGTGTATATAGACCGCTATACCAAGCTGATGGCGGATATCCTGTTAAAAGAGATAGGGCAGGCGGGTTGGGACAAGCTGCATTTTGCCTGGGCAGGCAGCCGGGCCATGGGAATGGGTCATTACTACAGGATCCAGGGGCCCACCTTTATTGTAGAATATGATAACACCCAGAACGGGGCGAACCATGTTCATACTACTTTCCGGGACCTGAAGAATGATTTTGGGGAAGATGTGCTGAAACAGCATTATGATAAAGCACATGTAGGGAAATAA